A region of the Dehalococcoidia bacterium genome:
TCGTCGACCGCATAGCGGTAGACCCTCGGCTCGTTGGCCATGAAGCGGATGTTCGTGGTGACCAGGGCGGCCGGCAGGGCCAGGACGAAGAGAAGCGAGGCGACGTTGCGGAGCGCGCTCATCCATGGCCTCCTCGGCCGAGCCGCCCCGCCACGTCTCGCTCGTGGAATTGGTGGTATGGTAGGTTTCGACTCCGAGCCTGTCAACGGGAAACGGCCGCCAACTGATCATAACGACGACTCTTGTCGGCGGCCAACCGGAGGTCTCATGCCCGACCCCGAAGAGCTGGCGCGCTACGCCGAGCTTCGCGACATTGTCGCCCGGCTACGCGGGCCGGACGGATGTCCCTGGGACCGCGAACAGACTCACGAGAGCCTGAAGCCCTTTCTCCTCCAGGAAGCTTATGAAGTGCTCGCCCTCCTCGATGAAGGAGACTACGAGCGCCTGCCGGAGGAGATGGGCGACCTTCTTTTCCAGATCCTCATCCACGCCCAACTGGCCGAAGAGGCCGGCGAGTACAGCCTGAAGGACATCCTCCAGGGCCTCGCGGCCAAGCTGGTGCGCCGGCACCCTCACGTTTTCGGCGAGGCCCGGGCGGACTCCGCGGCCGCGGTGATCGAGCAGTGGGAGCGCCTCAAGCGCGAAGAGGCCGGCGGAGACAAGGCCGCGCTCGAAGGTGTCCCGCGTTCGCTGCCGGCGCTGGCCTACGCGCAGGAGTTGCTTCGCCGCGCCGCCGCCGCCGGCTTCGAGTGGCCTGACAGGCGCGACGTGCTGGTAAAGATCGGCGAGGAGCTCGAGGAACTGACACAGGCCGGCGACGCGCGCAGCCGCGCC
Encoded here:
- the mazG gene encoding nucleoside triphosphate pyrophosphohydrolase; translation: MPDPEELARYAELRDIVARLRGPDGCPWDREQTHESLKPFLLQEAYEVLALLDEGDYERLPEEMGDLLFQILIHAQLAEEAGEYSLKDILQGLAAKLVRRHPHVFGEARADSAAAVIEQWERLKREEAGGDKAALEGVPRSLPALAYAQELLRRAAAAGFEWPDRRDVLVKIGEELEELTQAGDARSRAEEFGDLLINLVNYARYSGIDAEEALRLASAKFRRRFERVESSARAAGRALSEMDLRELLDLWARAKADEDA